A single region of the Brassica rapa cultivar Chiifu-401-42 chromosome A03, CAAS_Brap_v3.01, whole genome shotgun sequence genome encodes:
- the LOC103861583 gene encoding protein DETOXIFICATION 35 encodes MEPTTPLLEHGGGDTVDEDYSPARTLSDVKRVFSMESAKLWKIAAPIGFNIICQYGVTSFTNIFVGHIGEIELSAVSISLSVIGTFSFGFLLGMGSALETLCGQAFGAGQVNMLGVYMQRSWIILFVSCIFLLPIYVFATPVLRLLGQAEEIAVAAGEFTLLTIPQLFSMAFTFPTSKFLQAQSKVIAIAWIGFVALIMHVAMLWLFIVVFGWGTNGAALAFSITNWGTAISQIVYVIGWCNEGWTGLTWLAFKEIWAFVRLSIASAVMLCLELWYMMSIIVLTGRLDNAVIAVDSLSICMNVNGVEAMLFIGINAAISVRVSNELGLGRPRAAKYSVYVTVFQSLLIGLVFMVAIIIARDHFAIIFTSSEVLKRAVSKLAYLLGITMVLNSVQPVISGVAIGGGWQGLVAYINLGCYYIFGLPFGYLLGYKANLGVMGLWGGMIAGTALQTLLLIVVLYKTNWNKEVEETMERMKKWGGSETKDLIA; translated from the exons ATGGAACCGACGACGCCGCTTCTTGAGCACGGTGGTGGCGATACGGTAGATGAAGATTACTCGCCCGCGAGGACGTTGAGCGACGTGAAGCGAGTCTTTTCTATGGAGTCGGCCAAGTTGTGGAAGATCGCTGCTCCGATAGGTTTTAACATCATCTGCCAGTACGGTGTTACCTCCTTCACCAACATCTTCGTCGGTCACATCGGCGAGATAGAGCTCTCCGCcgtctccatctctctctccgTCATCGGCACCTTCTCCTTCGGCTTCttg CTTGGCATGGGAAGTGCACTTGAAACACTCTGTGGCCAAGCCTTTGGAGCTGGTCAAGTCAACATGTTAGGCGTCTACATGCAAAGATCATGGATCATCTTATTCGTTTCATGCATCTTCCTCCTTCCTATCTACGTCTTCGCCACACCGGTCTTGAGACTTCTCGGTCAAGCAGAGGAGATAGCTGTAGCAGCTGGAGAGTTCACTCTTCTAACTATCCCTCAGCTCTTCTCGATGGCCTTCACTTTCCCTACCTCCAAGTTCCTTCAAGCGCAGAGCAAAGTCATCGCCATTGCTTGGATTGGTTTCGTTGCTCTTATCATGCACGTTGCTATGCTCTGGCTGTTCATAGTTGTGTTTGGTTGGGGAACAAACGGTGCCGCTTTGGCGTTTAGTATTACGAACTGGGGAACAGCGATCTCTCAGATTGTTTATGTGATTGGTTGGTGTAATGAAGGGTGGACTGGCTTGACTTGGTTGGCTTTTAAAGAGATTTGGGCTTTTGTAAGGCTCTCTATTGCGTCTGCTGTTATGCTTTGTCTTGAGCTTTGGTATATGATGAGTATCATTGTCCTAACTGGTCGTCTTGACAACGCTGTCATCGCTGTTGATTCCCTTTCTATATG CATGAATGTTAATGGTGTGGAGGCTATGTTGTTCATTGGAATAAACGCTGCTATAAG TGTCCGTGTCTCTAATGAGCTTGGGTTAGGCCGTCCACGAGCAGCTAAATACTCTGTCTATGTAACGGTGTTCCAGTCTCTCCTCATTGGTCTTGTCTTTATGGTGGCTATCATCATAGCCAGAGACCATTTTGCTATCATCTTCACAAGCAGCGAAGTACTAAAACGGGCAGTGTCTAAGCTAGCTTATCTTCTTGGTATAACCATGGTTCTCAACAGCGTGCAGCCAGTTATTTCCG GTGTGGCTATTGGAGGTGGTTGGCAAGGCTTAGTGGCTTATATCAACTTGGGTTGTTACTACATTTTTGGCCTTCCCTTTGGGTATCTTCTTGGTTACAAAGCAAACTTGGGAGTGATG GGACTTTGGGGTGGAATGATAGCAGGAACAGCGCTTCAAACGTTGTTACTGATAGTTGTTCTGTACAAGACAAACTGGAATAAAGAG GTGGAGGAGACAATGGAACGTATGAAGAAGTGGGGAGGGAGTGAAACAAAGGATTTAATTGCATGA
- the LOC103861582 gene encoding mediator of RNA polymerase II transcription subunit 36a isoform X2 — protein MRGRGRGEPGRGRGAPGRGGMKGGSKVIVEPHRHAGVFIAKSKEDALVTKNLVPGEAVYNEKRISVQNEDGTKTEYRVWNPFRSKLAAAILGGVDNIYIKPGAKVLYLGAASGTTVSHVSDIVGPEGCVYAVEFSHRSGRDLVNMAKKRTNVIPIIEDARHPTKYRMLVGMVDVIFADVAQPDQARIVALNANFFLKTGGHFVISIKANCIDSTVPAEAVFQSEVKKLQQEQFKPAEQVTLEPFERDHACVVGTYRAPKKVKAATAA, from the exons ATGAGAGGAAGAGGTAGAGGAGAGCCTGGTCGCGGAAGAGGAGCACCAGGACGTGGAGGAATGAAGGGAGGCAGCAAAGTGATTGTGGAGCCACACAGACACGCTGGAGTGTTCATTGCAAAGAGTAAAGAAGATGCTCTTGTTACTAAAAACTTGGTTCCTGGTGAAGCTGTTTACAACGAGAAGAGGATCTCTGTTCAG AATGAGGATGGAACCAAGACTGAGTACAGGGTGTGGAACCCTTTCCGTTCTAAGTTGGCCGCTGCTATTCTCGGTGGTGTTGATAACATTTATATC AAACCTGGTGCTAAAGTTCTATACCTTGGTGCTGCTTCTGGAACCACAGTCTCCCATGTATCTGATATAGTTGGACCT GAGGGATGTGTTTACGCGGTTGAGTTTTCTCACAGAAGTGGTAGAGACTTGGTGAACATGGCTAAGAAGAGAACTAATGTTATTCCCATCATTGAAGATGCTAGACACCCTACTAAATACAGAATGCTCGTAGGCATGGTTGATGTTATCTTCGCTGATGTTGCTCAGCCTGATCAG GCTAGGATAGTGGCTTTGAATGCAAATTTCTTCCTCAAAACAGGAGGTCACTTTGTTATCTCAATCAAG GCTAACTGTATCGACTCAACAGTTCCAGCAGAAGCTGTGTTTCAGAGCGAAGTGAAGAAGCTGCAACAAGAGCAGTTCAAGCCAGCAGAGCAAGTGACTCTTGAGCCATTTGAGCGTGACCATGCTTGCGTCGTTGGTACCTACCGTGCGCCTAAGAAGGTCAAGGCTGCTACTGCTGCTTAG
- the LOC103861582 gene encoding mediator of RNA polymerase II transcription subunit 36a isoform X1, translating into MRSPLTGGRGGGEFSGGRGGRGGSSGGRGRGFGDRGRGRGMRGRGRGEPGRGRGAPGRGGMKGGSKVIVEPHRHAGVFIAKSKEDALVTKNLVPGEAVYNEKRISVQNEDGTKTEYRVWNPFRSKLAAAILGGVDNIYIKPGAKVLYLGAASGTTVSHVSDIVGPEGCVYAVEFSHRSGRDLVNMAKKRTNVIPIIEDARHPTKYRMLVGMVDVIFADVAQPDQARIVALNANFFLKTGGHFVISIKANCIDSTVPAEAVFQSEVKKLQQEQFKPAEQVTLEPFERDHACVVGTYRAPKKVKAATAA; encoded by the exons ATGAGATCTCCTCTAACTGGTG GACGTGGTGGTGGTGAGTTCAGCGGTGGACGTGGTGGACGGGGAGGTAGCTCTGGAGGTAGAGGAAGAGGTTTTGGAGACCGTGGACGCGGCAGAGGCATGAGAGGAAGAGGTAGAGGAGAGCCTGGTCGCGGAAGAGGAGCACCAGGACGTGGAGGAATGAAGGGAGGCAGCAAAGTGATTGTGGAGCCACACAGACACGCTGGAGTGTTCATTGCAAAGAGTAAAGAAGATGCTCTTGTTACTAAAAACTTGGTTCCTGGTGAAGCTGTTTACAACGAGAAGAGGATCTCTGTTCAG AATGAGGATGGAACCAAGACTGAGTACAGGGTGTGGAACCCTTTCCGTTCTAAGTTGGCCGCTGCTATTCTCGGTGGTGTTGATAACATTTATATC AAACCTGGTGCTAAAGTTCTATACCTTGGTGCTGCTTCTGGAACCACAGTCTCCCATGTATCTGATATAGTTGGACCT GAGGGATGTGTTTACGCGGTTGAGTTTTCTCACAGAAGTGGTAGAGACTTGGTGAACATGGCTAAGAAGAGAACTAATGTTATTCCCATCATTGAAGATGCTAGACACCCTACTAAATACAGAATGCTCGTAGGCATGGTTGATGTTATCTTCGCTGATGTTGCTCAGCCTGATCAG GCTAGGATAGTGGCTTTGAATGCAAATTTCTTCCTCAAAACAGGAGGTCACTTTGTTATCTCAATCAAG GCTAACTGTATCGACTCAACAGTTCCAGCAGAAGCTGTGTTTCAGAGCGAAGTGAAGAAGCTGCAACAAGAGCAGTTCAAGCCAGCAGAGCAAGTGACTCTTGAGCCATTTGAGCGTGACCATGCTTGCGTCGTTGGTACCTACCGTGCGCCTAAGAAGGTCAAGGCTGCTACTGCTGCTTAG
- the LOC103861578 gene encoding uncharacterized protein LOC103861578, whose protein sequence is MRNLNNNVDTVSAAASAIFSSSESRLQSSRVQKKKWGSCWSLYWCFKSQKNNKRIGHAVLVPEPVASGSAPVAPVQNSSSNSTSMFLPFMAPPSSPASFLQSGPPSMSHTPHGLLSLPVNTYSLNEPSSAFEIGPYAHETQPVTPPVDSAYTTRPSTAPFTPPPESGQMSSATPSSPEVPFAQLLTSSLERARRNSGGMDQQFSAAHYEFQSHQVYPGSPGGSLISPGSGTSSPYPGKCSIIEFRVGEAPKFLGFEHFTARKWGSRFGSGSITPAGPGSRLGSGALTPDGGGGLGLGSNDEAHGSLEGTVFGYSDHGSSWNDEALTVGHRVSFEVTGEDLARCFASKLNRVGLNDQMDTYQAVSPTMRWSDKTWGETESELSHKLRTFSLGSSKEFKFDNTEEMVRTEWWSNEKVMREGDNNSPGNSWSFFPVLRSGGFS, encoded by the exons ATGAGAAACTTGAACAATAACGTTGATACGGTGAGCGCCGCTGCTTCTGCCATCTTCTCCTCCTCCGAGTCAAGACTACAATCGTCGAGGGTGCAG AAGAAAAAATGGGGAAGCTGTTGGAGCTTGTACTGGTGTTTTAAATCACAAAAGAACAACAAGCGGATAGGCCACGCCGTGCTTGTACCCGAACCGGTTGCCTCCGGATCAGCTCCGGTGGCTCCAGTCCAAAACTCTTCGAGCAACTCAACTTCTATGTTTCTTCCCTTTATGGCTCCTCCTTCATCTCCTGCATCGTTTCTTCAGTCAGGTCCACCATCTATGTCCCACACTCCTCATGGTCTACTCTCCTTGCCGGTCAACACATATTCACTGAACGAACCGTCTTCAGCTTTTGAGATTGGACCTTACGCTCACGAAACTCAACCCGTGACTCCTCCTGTAGACTCTGCTTACACTACTCGACCATCCACTGCGCCGTTCACGCCACCTCCAGAGTCAGGTCAAATGAGTTCTGCAACGCCTTCTTCCCCTGAAGTGCCATTTGCTCAGTTACTTACATCTTCTCTGGAACGAGCTCGGAGAAACAGCGGGGGAATGGATCAACAGTTTTCAGCTGCGCACTACGAGTTTCAGTCGCATCAAGTGTATCCAGGAAGTCCAGGTGGTAGTCTAATCTCTCCTGGTTCAGGTACTTCTTCTCCTTACCCAGGTAAATGCTCCATCATTGAGTTTCGTGTCGGAGAAGCTCCAAAGTTCTTGGGGTTTGAGCACTTCACAGCTCGTAAATGGGGGTCGAGATTCGGTTCTGGATCCATCACACCTGCTGGTCCAGGTTCGAGGTTGGGTTCTGGTGCCCTGACTCCTGATGGTGGCGGAGGACTCGGACTCGGCTCAAACGATGAAGCTCACGGGTCGCTTGAAGGCACTGTTTTTGGATATTCAGATCACGGGTCGTCATGGAACGATGAAGCTCTCACGGTTGGTCATAGAGTTTCGTTTGAGGTGACTGGCGAAGACTTAGCACGTTGTTTTGCAAGTAAGCTAAACCGAGTTGGTTTAAATGATCAAATGGATACGTACCAGGCGGTTTCGCCTACAATGAGATGGAGTGACAAAACGTGGGGAGAAACAGAGAGCGAACTGAGTCACAAGTTAAGAACGTTTTCGCTAGGGTCGAGCAAAGAGTTCAAGTTTGATAACACTGAAGAAATGGTGAGAACGGAGTGGTGGTCGAATGAGAAGGTCATGCGAGAAGGTGATAACAACAGTCCAGGAAACAGTTGGAGTTTCTTTCCGGTGTTACGGTCTGGAGGATTCAGTTGA